The Acidobacteriota bacterium genome includes a region encoding these proteins:
- a CDS encoding sulfatase-like hydrolase/transferase: MKKLVRKLRWLTFATLCLCAPLTEAQTKKNTPLTPPNIVILLADDLGYGDLGCYGHPQIRTPYLDILAKEGLRLTSYYSGAPVCSPSRAALLTGRIPQRDGIGDWIPENSGIFLPKETATLAKELQRANYATAMMGKWHLNSKMDGSEPTPGEHGFQYWFATQNNALPTHENPVNFFRNGQPVGPLKGYSSTLIVDEALEWLKQRKADQPFFLYVPFHAPHELVASASTFFLEYAKGRSADEAQYFGNVAQLDYEIGRLLQMLDQLKVAENTLVIFASDNGPETLNRYKTATRSYGTAGQLNGKKLRGMKLHLYEGGLRVPAILRWPAVIKPGRVSDAPVSAMDVMPTLRALVGLSEPELPLDGESIAALLQSEKHLRQRPIYWQYDQAIKSQTDKFLPKMALRAGDFKLLVASDFKTVELYNVKLDPAETNELSARELPRVRDMVEKVKLTHSQIAALKYAPKN, from the coding sequence ATGAAGAAATTGGTTCGTAAATTACGCTGGCTGACCTTTGCCACCCTTTGCCTTTGCGCCCCACTAACAGAAGCGCAAACCAAAAAGAACACTCCACTCACGCCGCCGAATATTGTCATCCTCCTCGCCGATGATTTGGGTTACGGCGATTTGGGCTGTTACGGCCATCCGCAGATTCGCACGCCGTATCTGGATATTCTGGCGAAAGAGGGATTACGGCTGACGAGTTATTACAGCGGCGCGCCGGTCTGTTCGCCCTCACGCGCTGCCCTGCTGACTGGGCGTATCCCGCAACGCGATGGCATCGGCGACTGGATTCCTGAAAACAGCGGCATCTTTTTGCCCAAAGAAACCGCCACACTTGCCAAAGAATTGCAACGCGCCAATTACGCGACGGCGATGATGGGCAAGTGGCATCTCAACAGCAAAATGGATGGTTCGGAACCGACGCCGGGCGAGCACGGCTTTCAATACTGGTTCGCCACGCAAAACAATGCCTTGCCGACGCACGAGAACCCGGTGAATTTCTTTCGCAATGGGCAACCGGTTGGGCCGTTGAAAGGCTATTCCAGCACGCTGATCGTTGACGAAGCGCTTGAATGGTTGAAACAACGCAAAGCCGACCAGCCGTTTTTTTTGTATGTGCCCTTTCACGCGCCCCACGAGTTGGTGGCGAGCGCCAGCACGTTCTTTCTGGAATACGCCAAAGGCCGAAGCGCCGATGAAGCGCAGTATTTCGGCAACGTGGCGCAACTCGATTATGAAATCGGGCGCTTGTTGCAAATGCTCGATCAGTTGAAGGTGGCGGAAAACACGCTGGTCATTTTCGCCAGCGATAACGGGCCTGAAACGCTGAACCGTTACAAAACGGCGACCCGTTCTTACGGCACGGCGGGCCAGCTCAATGGCAAAAAGCTGCGCGGCATGAAATTGCATTTGTATGAAGGCGGCCTTCGCGTACCCGCCATCCTGCGCTGGCCCGCCGTGATCAAGCCGGGCCGCGTGAGCGATGCGCCCGTCTCGGCAATGGATGTGATGCCGACGTTGCGGGCGTTGGTGGGGCTAAGTGAACCCGAGCTTCCGTTGGATGGCGAATCAATCGCGGCGTTGTTGCAGAGTGAGAAACACCTGCGGCAACGGCCTATCTATTGGCAATACGATCAGGCCATCAAGAGCCAGACGGACAAGTTCTTGCCGAAAATGGCGTTACGCGCGGGCGATTTCAAATTGCTGGTTGCCAGCGATTTCAAAACGGTTGAGCTTTATAACGTCAAGCTTGATCCCGCCGAAACCAATGAACTTAGCGCGCGCGAATTGCCGCGCGTCAGAGACATGGTCGAAAAAGTCAAACTCACCCATAGTCAAATCGCGGCGCTGAAATATGCGCCGAAGAACTGA
- the ettA gene encoding energy-dependent translational throttle protein EttA translates to MSNEANKVIYSMVGVSKFYDKKAVLKDIYLGYFYGAKIGVLGLNGSGKSSLLRILAGLDQDFQGQTVLSPGYTIGFLEQEPKLDESKTVKQIVEEGVQEVVDLLKEYDDINAKFAEPLDDDAMNKLLARQGEVQDKLDAANAWDLDSRLDLAMDALRCPPGDTPIKVLSGGERRRVALCRLLLKQPDILLLDEPTNHLDAETVGWLELHLQKYPGTVIAVTHDRYFLDNVAGWILELDRGQGIPWEGNYTSWLQQKQERLRREEKSEGARQKTLERELEWVRMSPKARHAKSKARIKAYESLLAQENEKRADELEIFIPAGPRLGDVVIEADNVSKAYGENLLFEGLSFSLPPGGIVGVIGPNGAGKTTLFRLITSQEQPDSGTFKTGATVKLGYVDQSRDSLNADKSIWEEISDGQDTILLGTRQVNSRAYVARLNFSGSDQQKKVGTLSGGERNRVHLAKILKSGANVLLLDEPTNDLDVNTMRALEEALENFAGCAVVISHDRWFLDRIATHMLAFEGDSRVVWFDGNYSEYEADRKLRLGHAADQPHRIKYRNLTRAFQRRCASRRKVT, encoded by the coding sequence ATGAGCAACGAAGCAAACAAAGTTATCTACTCAATGGTCGGCGTCAGCAAGTTCTATGACAAAAAAGCCGTCCTCAAAGACATCTATCTCGGTTACTTTTACGGCGCGAAAATCGGCGTGCTGGGCCTTAACGGCTCCGGCAAATCGTCGCTGCTGCGCATCCTGGCGGGCCTTGATCAGGATTTTCAGGGCCAGACCGTGTTGTCGCCCGGTTACACCATCGGCTTTCTGGAACAGGAACCCAAGCTCGACGAAAGCAAAACCGTCAAACAGATTGTCGAAGAAGGCGTGCAGGAAGTCGTGGATTTGCTCAAAGAATACGACGACATCAACGCCAAATTCGCCGAGCCGCTCGACGACGACGCGATGAACAAGCTGCTCGCACGCCAGGGCGAAGTGCAGGACAAACTCGATGCCGCCAATGCCTGGGATTTGGACAGCCGCCTGGATTTGGCGATGGATGCGTTGCGCTGCCCGCCGGGCGATACGCCGATCAAGGTGTTATCGGGCGGTGAACGCCGCCGCGTGGCATTATGCCGCTTGTTACTCAAACAACCCGATATTTTGTTACTCGACGAACCAACCAACCACCTGGACGCCGAGACGGTGGGATGGCTTGAGTTACATTTACAAAAATACCCGGGCACGGTCATCGCGGTAACACACGATCGTTACTTTTTGGATAACGTCGCGGGCTGGATTCTCGAACTGGATCGCGGGCAGGGCATCCCCTGGGAAGGGAATTACACGTCCTGGTTGCAGCAGAAACAGGAACGCTTGCGCCGCGAAGAAAAATCGGAAGGCGCGCGGCAAAAGACCTTAGAGCGCGAATTGGAGTGGGTGCGCATGTCACCGAAAGCGCGCCACGCCAAGAGCAAAGCGCGCATCAAGGCTTATGAATCGCTGCTCGCACAGGAGAACGAGAAGCGCGCCGACGAACTGGAAATCTTCATCCCCGCCGGGCCGCGCCTCGGCGATGTGGTGATCGAAGCCGACAACGTCAGCAAGGCCTATGGCGAGAACCTGCTGTTCGAGGGCCTGTCATTCAGTCTCCCGCCCGGCGGCATCGTCGGCGTGATCGGGCCGAATGGCGCGGGCAAAACTACCCTCTTTCGATTGATCACCAGTCAAGAACAACCCGACAGCGGCACGTTCAAAACCGGCGCGACGGTCAAGCTGGGTTATGTTGATCAATCGCGCGACTCGCTCAACGCTGACAAATCCATCTGGGAAGAAATCAGCGACGGCCAGGACACGATCCTGCTCGGCACGCGACAGGTCAATTCGCGGGCTTACGTCGCGCGCTTGAATTTTTCCGGCAGCGACCAGCAAAAAAAGGTCGGCACGCTGTCAGGCGGCGAACGCAACCGCGTGCATTTGGCTAAGATTTTGAAATCCGGCGCAAACGTGTTGCTGCTGGACGAACCGACCAACGATCTGGACGTGAACACGATGCGCGCGTTGGAAGAGGCACTGGAAAACTTCGCCGGCTGCGCCGTCGTCATCAGCCACGACCGCTGGTTCCTAGATCGCATCGCCACGCACATGCTGGCGTTCGAGGGCGACAGCCGTGTGGTTTGGTTCGATGGCAATTACAGCGAGTACGAAGCGGATCGAAAGCTGCGCTTGGGACACGCTGCCGATCAGCCGCATCGGATCAAGTATCGAAATCTGACGCGCGCCTTCCAAAGACGCTGCGCGTCGCGGCGCAAAGTTACCTGA
- a CDS encoding Gfo/Idh/MocA family oxidoreductase produces MTEPKTSRRNFIATSATGGTGALALTAASWNNVLGANDRVRLGVIGTGNRGGDVMGWFLKEKDCDVVAICDVYDQNLNAAKEKTEGKAKTFTEYRALLDSKDVDAVLIATPDPWHVKMATDACKAGKDVYIEKPLTFTIEEGHEMIKVTKATNRIVEVGLQQRSGEHYAEAKREYIDKGKLGKITLVRTWWHGNGYHLRKAPFKDKPAGLDWKAFLGPVKSREFDAQQFYNWRAYLDFGGGQITDLFTHWIDVVHWFVGEDLPTVANASGGVYNYKDGRTAPDTICIQLEYPSQWTCTFEATLVPGGRGAAIEFMGSEGSLLIDRGQYTYQQRPERRQAPPPPVNRKAALALEPQHVRNFLDSVKARKLPNSDVVSGHRSALASHLGKMAYMQKKRVTFNPASERDYVLPGTQAPVKAAV; encoded by the coding sequence ATGACCGAACCGAAAACTTCGCGCCGAAACTTTATCGCAACCAGTGCCACTGGCGGCACCGGCGCGCTGGCGCTGACGGCCGCCAGTTGGAACAACGTGCTCGGCGCCAATGACCGTGTGCGCCTGGGCGTCATCGGTACCGGCAATCGCGGCGGTGACGTGATGGGCTGGTTTCTCAAAGAGAAAGATTGCGATGTCGTCGCCATCTGCGATGTCTACGACCAAAATCTCAACGCCGCCAAAGAGAAAACCGAAGGCAAGGCCAAGACATTCACCGAATATCGCGCGCTGCTCGACAGCAAAGACGTTGACGCCGTGCTGATTGCCACGCCAGACCCCTGGCACGTCAAGATGGCGACCGATGCCTGCAAAGCTGGCAAGGACGTTTACATCGAAAAGCCGCTGACCTTCACCATCGAAGAAGGCCACGAGATGATCAAGGTGACCAAGGCCACCAATCGCATCGTCGAAGTCGGCCTGCAACAACGCAGCGGCGAGCATTACGCCGAAGCCAAACGCGAATACATTGACAAAGGCAAGCTCGGCAAAATCACACTTGTGCGTACCTGGTGGCATGGCAACGGCTATCACTTGCGCAAAGCCCCTTTCAAAGACAAACCGGCCGGGCTGGATTGGAAAGCCTTTTTGGGGCCGGTGAAAAGCCGCGAGTTTGACGCCCAGCAATTTTATAACTGGCGTGCCTATCTTGATTTCGGTGGCGGCCAGATTACTGATTTGTTCACGCACTGGATTGACGTGGTGCACTGGTTCGTCGGCGAAGACCTGCCCACGGTGGCGAATGCTTCGGGCGGCGTTTACAACTACAAAGACGGACGCACGGCGCCGGATACGATCTGCATCCAGTTGGAGTATCCCAGCCAATGGACATGTACGTTTGAAGCGACGCTGGTGCCGGGCGGCAGAGGCGCGGCGATTGAATTTATGGGCAGCGAAGGTAGTTTGTTGATTGATCGCGGCCAATATACTTACCAGCAACGACCTGAACGCCGCCAGGCCCCACCGCCGCCGGTCAATCGCAAAGCCGCGCTGGCGTTAGAGCCGCAGCACGTGCGCAACTTCCTCGATAGCGTGAAGGCGCGCAAGCTGCCCAACTCGGATGTGGTCAGCGGCCATCGTTCGGCGTTGGCTTCACACCTGGGCAAGATGGCGTATATGCAGAAGAAGCGCGTCACCTTCAATCCGGCCAGTGAACGCGATTACGTCTTGCCGGGCACGCAAGCGCCGGTGAAGGCGGCGGTGTAA
- a CDS encoding TrmJ/YjtD family RNA methyltransferase yields the protein MPPPECRIVLVRPRDPRNIGAVARAMKNFGFGDLWVVTPHPPTWSEIVSAPHAEDVLTSAHVVPVLAEAIADCNLVVGTGDPTRTNEERPLATPAELSLQLQQASYRLALVFGPEKHGLTNEDLCHCHQLLTIPTQPNCPSMNLGQAVAVCLYELIREPAPVPPPPSEQATSRASEVSMELALDLMRRVDFVLPGNEPDLVRRVRGALLKYRLSSYDTNMLCGILRKINDNISSTKTHEEDTK from the coding sequence ATGCCACCACCAGAATGCAGAATCGTCCTCGTTCGTCCGCGCGATCCCCGCAACATCGGCGCGGTGGCGCGGGCCATGAAAAACTTCGGCTTTGGCGATCTGTGGGTCGTCACGCCGCATCCGCCTACTTGGAGCGAGATTGTTTCTGCCCCCCACGCCGAAGACGTGCTGACCAGCGCCCACGTCGTACCTGTGCTGGCTGAAGCTATTGCCGATTGCAATCTGGTCGTGGGCACGGGCGACCCCACGCGCACCAACGAGGAACGCCCCTTAGCGACACCCGCCGAATTGAGCCTGCAACTGCAACAAGCCAGCTATCGTCTCGCCCTGGTGTTCGGCCCGGAAAAGCATGGCCTGACCAACGAAGATTTGTGCCATTGCCATCAACTGCTGACGATTCCCACACAGCCGAATTGCCCTTCGATGAATCTGGGGCAGGCGGTTGCTGTTTGTTTGTACGAACTGATCCGCGAGCCAGCCCCAGTGCCGCCGCCACCGTCAGAACAGGCTACGTCACGCGCGAGCGAAGTTTCGATGGAATTGGCGTTGGACCTGATGCGGCGCGTGGATTTTGTCTTGCCCGGCAATGAGCCGGATTTGGTGCGGCGTGTGCGGGGCGCGCTGTTGAAATACCGGCTGTCGAGCTACGATACCAATATGCTGTGCGGGATTTTGCGGAAGATCAATGACAACATTTCTTCCACGAAGACACACGAAGAGGACACGAAGTGA